The following nucleotide sequence is from Trifolium pratense cultivar HEN17-A07 linkage group LG2, ARS_RC_1.1, whole genome shotgun sequence.
cagaaaactagcgttcagaatctctggataaaacttcttctgaaccaaTTCTGGGTGGAATTTCtttaagttctgaacaacatgaccttgatgcagaaggtctgacaacaacctaggataaactatagtagttttcctctgagatttacttgcaaaaatggcttcacaaatcctttcaaaaaagtaatctccaagattaaccttctttcctgtcagaaggaaatacagcagatgacgatgagtccaggagattgtatcagtcccaccaacccttggactgatagctgctaagatgatcttgaaaagaactctacattcatcagtcaaacccttgactttcccttttaaggagaagtctgtgcaaatgagatgcagaagatcatctctgtatcttgtatccttttcaaacacatctaactctatcccagagttaggtagaccaagaagagcattgaagtGGATAGGCGAgagtgccatgttcatcccacagatatttgacctaatctgtacacctgtataatccagcaaacccatttccttcctagttttacccttcagactaggattcctttctattgcagcaagctcttccttcttagcttcatgcttatcaaacacctttgctttcatccaaaatttcttcaacaaatctggataaatgggaccattaagcatgtcgaagtacttatcccatccctgagtgataaagtactttttaacatcaaacccattagcttgtagaccgtcgaaatcaaccatcttctctgaaagaaaagtgagttcagattctggaaactccatctcgttcccaacgatctgaagatttttgaatataaacggtggaatcctttttgacgaagaagacgaagcaccagccattgttggagattagggtaaggtttggaaaactaacgagagagaaagaaagtttgttggaggtttagagagaatatgaaagtgtaggttgtgaaagtgaatagtgtgcaagtgtattgtgtaagttttatttaaatgcacacagttaacacgaaaatagcaaatttgggaagttacgctaattgacagaaagttgaataccaaaaatcatcattaaccacccactacctgacacacgtagaccacgtgcagaaatttactcggtaactgctattttaatggacaactgttcagcagtgaatactaaacgtttcccacttaaatagttcagagcctctgagttatttaaaattctctatcagagttaagtacttcagagcttgtgtatcagatgttctgaatcataagttctgatatacataacctcttacactttaattgccaaaaaaaattttcattcagagattgaaaacatgttcagatgtttctttataaaatcaaatctttcaacagataaagctttagtaaatatatcagcccattgattttcagtatcaacaaacttaatatctataatgcctctctgaacataatctctgataaaatggtgtttaatttcaatatgtttggctctagagtgtagaataggatttttagataaatgaatggctgcagtattatcacaatataaaggaatattgatactgcttacctgataatcttctaactgatattttagccagagtagttgtgtacaacacttagctgctgaaatgtattctgcttctgctgtagacaaagctatagtagtttgtcttttactagcccaggagataaggttttcaccaacaaattgacaattgccacttgtggattttctttcaattttatctccagcatagtcagcatcacagaatccatttagcacataatcattggatttcttatagagaagtccaagattagttgttcctttcagatacctaaagattctctttacagctgtaagatgagattctctaggatctgactggaatcttgcacataagcaaacactgaataaaatatctggtctagaggctgtcagatagagtaaggaaccaatcatacctctgtagaccttttgatctacctttccttcatcatctgacttgcccatgttggtagttggatgcataggagtattcattatcttgcagtcatctaaattgaatttcttcagaagttctttagtgtattttgattgatgaacataagttccttccttcttctgattgatttgaattccaagaaagaacttcaactctcccatcatgctcatttcaaattcatcctgcattatcttagaaaaattcttgcacaaagcagcattagttgaaccaaaaataatatcatcaacataaatttgaataattaaaatgtcttctttggttgtttttctaaagagtgtgcaatcaacctttcctttttcaaaacctttttcaagaaggaaattactgagtctatcataccaagctcttggagcttgtttcagaccatacagtgatttcttcagtttaaaaacatgttctgggtttgagacatcttcaaaaccaggaggttgcttaacatacacttcttcagaaatgaaaccatttaagaaggcacttttaacatccatctgatacaaggttattccatgattaacagcataagatagaagtaacctgattgcttcaagtctagcaactggtgcaaaggtttcagtatagtcaatcccctcttgttgactataaccttgtgcaaccaatctagccttgtttcttaccacttcaccttgttcattcagcttgtttctgaatacccattttgttccaataatgttcttgtgtgaaggcttaggcactagagtccacacatcattcctttgaaattgattcagctcttcttgcattgctacaatccaagcatcatctttcagagcttcatcaatctttgaaggttccatcattgagataagaccaactaatgattcctcatttctcagttgagatcttgtcttccttggactatccttgttgtctaatatcagttcctctggatgtgatgatttgtatttgaaagtatttcttgggggctcatcatcttcagactcatcaacatcaggttcagcagatgcttcagttcttggttgttcagagtctgtaggaactattgtgttcagaggtacttcagagaatggatgttctgagtagtttggaatatctgaatattgatcctctgatacctgaaatctagacaaaccttccacaagctctgacacttggtcaggctctttgtcatcaaatttgacatgcagactttcttccacagtgtgtgtttcagaaatatacagtctgtatgcttttgagcgctcagagtatcctataaagatacccttatagcctctagcatcaaatttctttagatggactttgttgttcaagatataacatgtacatccaaactgatgaaaataagaaatatcaggcttccttcctttgaacaattcataagcagttttgttcaacttagatctgatatagattctattttgaacataacatgctgtgtttacagcttctgcccataaaaactttgctacatttgtttcatgcatcatggttctggccatttcttgcagagttctattcttcctttctacaaccccattttgttgaggcgttctaggagaagagaattcatgcagaatgccatatttttcacaaaagttttcaaaaggttcattttcaaattctccaccatgatcacttctgacttttaaaatagtgtagcctttttcattttgaatttgtttgcagaagatgctaaactcatcataagcttcatcctttgttcttaggaattttacccaagtccatctactgtaatcatcaacaattactaatccatacttctttccattgatagaggcagtgtgaactggcccaaaaagatcaatatgaagaagttccaatggtcttgaggtagaaacaatgttcttaggtttaaaagaagattttgtaatctttcctttttgacatgaaccacaaagtgtgtttgagtgatatttgattttaggtaaacctctgacaaggtcaagcttgctaagcttagagattaacctccagttagcatggcctaacctcttatgctagatccatttttcttcactcaaggtcaaaagacacatcactttttgttcattcaaatcagaaagattaattttataaacattgttctttctcagacctttgaatataatgggagttatcagattgtttagacacagtacatgattccttattaaagacaactacataaccattgtcgcaaaattgacttatgctcaataggttatgtttgaggtccatcaactaaccaaacatcattaatagatagggaagaattacctactgtacctgtacctattatctttcctttctgatttcctccaaagccaacagaacctccttctttcatggttagcttggaaaacagttgtttgtcaccgagtcatgtgccttgaacacccactatccagataccatgagtgtttcatgatatttctttgagtggcaggctgtatgagaaacaactttaatcactaagATGGAacctctttatcacagttaatgataaagtcatcccaatattcttcctcttcatttatcaagttctgattgttaacttgagaacttgtcagccattggtctaggacataagcccttcttcctttgcataggacttgtttccatactctaggtaggacatatcctttcctagttggtaaatctggaatgatacataatttcagcttttggtacccatccttctgggtccacgcttgttagtccacaaatgtttactgtgttgttgagtgtgagagaaagattttggtttggaataataactcttttgaaaatgtttcttagtttgagttctgttattattccaggacttggattgtttatgcttccagagtttgtatttatcaccagtccattgatttgactggttatatttactgactctagaatcataaataaccttagtcctatgttgcctctgaggtttgaggtttgactttcttttaagaatttctgagcctttaggttgacttttctcatgaactagaattctctggttccagaagttgaagcctcagattttgaaactttcagaacatctgtaactaatactgtcaagttctgaatagcttttatctctgagtttttcttcccagatcctgaggaacttggttcctctgagttgtcatttcccaaatctctcagattatttgtcctcatcttccagagtaccaaatttctttccttcttcactctgaggtacaacatagtaaaccaagattttccaacctttttgggataggtctttagctttgaatatgttctaccatattcatagccaagtccctctcctctatgcctcatgacattatttattttttatatatttttttatattttttaattatatattatattttattttatttttttttttttttatttattttatttttattttattttttttatttttttatttttttttttattttttttttatttttatatatattattttatttttttattttttttttttactattattttttttatttttatattatttatatttatttttttttttttttattttttatttttttatttttatcaatgaccttgttaagtgcagttataagttgagatttagagcagtcagaaaatacctcatcagttacttcagaatctgattctgattctgattcatcgtctgagtctgcatctgagtcagttgaagccatcagggctagatttgcctcttcttcttcctcaacttcttcctcagatgatagctcttcaaaggtagcccatcagactctttctcaatttactcttgaattgttgcttctttgagctgtatcttttgcttttgtctttagcagatatttctggacaatcagcaataaagtgtcctggcttcttacagttgaagcagttcttctgatcatcctttttgctgacaaaatttctggagctgttacctcctctgaaatttcttttgttaaatctgttccattgctgaaacttggtgaataaagcaaactcatcctcattcatctcatcctcttgaccatcagcagaagattcttcttcaatatcaagaagctgagtcttaagagccttagaagtagtcttagttgactgtaaagccactgacttagacttcttcttagtttctgagtcagcatccagaaccatctcatggcttctgagattgcttatcagagcttcaagactcagagtcttgagattttgagcttcctctattgcagtgaccttaggtctccaagcaataggaagacttctcagaatcttctgaacatggtcataggttgaataacttctcttaagagctttaagaccagatacaaggatttgaaaccttgtaaacatagtctcaatgttttcatcttgttgcatagtgaaaagttcatattgccttatcaaaagactagctttagcttcttgaaccttttcattaccatcataggtagcacacatagaatcaaatatagatttagcagtagacttgttctctattctgacataatcctcatgtctaatagcaccaacaacaatgtcctttactctatgatgcttagtgtagatttttaagttagctggtgtgagtaactttctatgctcaatggacaaccttccatgttcatttaagttttcaaaagttactcccaactcaaccaaatcccacaactcatgatcaatagcagtaatattgctatacaatctctctttccaccactcaaataatgatgcatcaccattgaatataggggcttttctgttgccactatgttcatgtgattcattactcaagtagtcaaaaccaaaagcatttctaggaccaccaccagctccactggcctcttcaccggttgttctagtgctactatcgtctcctccagacatagtgttctcacaagatctttactgtctcactgttaagtgaaagtaacagaccaggtgctctgatgccaattgaaggtgtgaaaacacaagaaggggggggggttgaattgtgttttagctaagttaaaactttttcaagttcttaacttaactaagttagcagcggataaataacacacaatataacaagagagagagagagagatcacacaggcaatttatactggttcctctcacaaaacgagagtagtccagtccccttgcacttccaagggatttcactataatcacacaagattacacttgctcaagcacacaagcaagagacttctcaacaatgctcaagcacacaagcttaagacttcacacttaagcacacaagcttaagtttcctcaagtaaaagtaaagtaaatgaaaatatacaaatgctcttagatgaacctaaagagagcaaatacaaatagtacagagtatttgactaaagtgcaaaaacacttaacagaggttcagagcttgtatatcacagagttcagagtttgttcagcgcactttcaattcttgataattgtatatgttgaagctgaatcttctagtatatataccactagaaaagagtcgttgcaaaaggagccgttggagttgataaccttttgtcttcaagcagtctgtcttgatgcagtttggttgtatccaaaactaagaaagagtttcaggtactttgactactgcagagaagactttccttattcagctaacaaaactgaagacccacgttctcaagttaggacagacaaaacagaggtagctgaactgatcaggcttgaaaggtccttttcttcattggtagaagagttgactagtaaagagaatcttcacagctttcaaagagatcttcagagtttgatgaagcttgtagacagacaagaagttctgaagtcttcatcctctgaacgttgtaacctctgaagtccaacatcttctgagcgcttgtgaacttctgaattcacatcctctgaacttcactcagagcttatatgatgcttatatctgcgcacttaaaataaatttttagtccttccaatttgttaattaatactttgttatcatcaaaacctttagagatttaggggctaatattttcaaatcaattttgttccaacacgatttttattctttattctaatactgatcacattagaataaactcTAAGGAAATTAGTGGATATCAGATAGGAAACAAAGCTAAttatcccgaacgaaggacgaTGTGCTAAGGtccaacatgagaccattaaatttagtatttgaggtcttagtataggattaaaGCTTAGTCTAGAACGATAAATTCTACCTGAAGTcagagttaggactagtttGAGGCACACGTGATAGCTTGCGACACATTGAGCCTTAAGGGTAAGGATACCTAAGTTTAAACGAAAAAGTAGAAACCGACTGGAGCGAGGAACTAGGCTCTGACCGGTTTGTAACAGAAATAAGGGAACTAGTGCTTCTGAACCAATTTTATAAGACTAATCCTGATAGAGGGGAACAAAGGAATTAACCACCAAGCaagagtaagggagggattcgaaaacacttaaccacccgcGTGGACAGACATGcaccattttatttttcagtcatttactttcctgcaatttatttttacccgcacaactatctctaaacaaAGCGAATACAAaactattcctaagcgaaactagtaattttggcacaatccctgtggagaacgataacttatcactttattacttggttgcgattatgtgcacttgcagagccaccatcaTACATCCACGTAAAAACATTAAAATGTAAATTAGCAATGCGCACCTTTTCTAATCGGACAAAAAAATTGGGGGTTAGTtaggtaaaatttattaaataatgtacATCCActtgctaatttacacccaaacaattataaatatttacaaCCCAAATAAACACGTGACAACCTAGGATATCAAAAAAGCAAACAatctattttctaattttatttactcAAGAAACCacttaaattttctaaattaaaaaaaagccACTTAATTTCTTTTGTACTAATAACGTCAGTGCTTATTCTTATATAAGAGTAAAATTTAGCCAATTAagcttttccatttttttttgcttatgcttgtatatattattttttttttggtacaaatttgcTTATGCCTATAAAGCACCGAATTTTACAATGGTTTTTTAAGTGTTGTATTTATGTGGCCTGTGTCatgttttttctttacaataaactTGTTTCATGTTTATAATTGTATGTTACAAACATAAAGATGTTTAttaatcactacaagaaaattgtcACTTTGCGACACTTGCATTGCGACCATTTGACTAGAACCGTTGCAATGTgcttaattttgaatttttgcaACGGTGCATGCGACGGTTTTGTCAACCGTTGTAATGTTTTGGCTTAATTTGGGAATTCTGCGACAGTTAAGTGAACCGTTGCAATGTTTTGGCTTTTgtaacaaagaagaaaaaaaacacgaTTTATCAAACCCTTCATTCTCTCTCTTCACTCACGAAAATCTATACTCTCTCTCTATATTCACTCTCACAACTCACAAGCCTTCATTCTCAAAACCCTAATCGAATCCCTCTCACTCTCACGGAAATCATTCTTGAACCCTAATCTGTAAGCTTATTCTCGAATCCCTCTCACTCTCATGAAGCCTCAAGAACCCTAATCtgtaagaagaagaagaagcatgcTTTGTTCCCGTGAGAAGAAGAAACATAAAGGTATTCATCGAAATTTTCACAGATTCTTCATTTGTATTTCGATTTTCATCTTTTCTATCGTTTTTCTATCCTCTCATTTTCGATTTTCAACTTTTTCCTTTCGAAGTAAACAGGGTATATGGAGAGATCGAATAGTATGGAGAAAGTGAAACGAAGCTTAGATTGTAATGGTTCTAgggtgtgatttttatttttgaaaagttttgatttttttgaggTTTTGGATGTGTACACTgcgaaatttttattttttgttatctgGGTTGTTGCATGTGTTGGAAAAGATAGGATTTTGTTTGTtaacttaatttgttttatagATTGTGTACTTGTGTGTTGGAATAGAGATTTTTGtatgttaattttgtttgtttttctttgttttatggATTATGGATTTGAGGTGCATGTGGATAATGATGATGGGAAGCTTGAAGAAAGTGGAGTTGATAGAAGCAGTTCTGCTTTGTTTTCACCTAAGCAGATTTCCAACCCAGTTTTGTACAAACTTGTTCAGGTATATATCTCGTTACTCATTGATTTAGTGTGTCAATGTAATTTAGATTTGAATCACTGCCATTAATTAGATATATAGTTACTACAAAATTCAAACTCTTTACAGAGGTAAAAAGGCATGTGGTTTCTTTTTTGAATGAGGCAAAGGAAAGACAAGGATTAGATATGCGAGTTTCTTCTCTGGTATGTCATATGCTCATGCTTTCATAcaagtttaaaatttaaataagcaAATGCAGTATTGGTATGCGTAATTTCACACCTAATAGGTTAATGGCACTGATTTTGCAACTTGTACCCActgattttgtaatcttattttAGGATCTCAAACTACTTTTAACTTTCATACCTTAGGTAGGAGGTTGTTATGCATTTTTTACTCATGAGAGTgcttatttgttgtttttctgtTATATAACATTATCCTTTTGTGCTTAATTTTGTTGAGTTATTTTTAATCATGATTTTGATTAGTTTTAATGGTTGCACCTGTCTGACTTGGCTGTAACTTATGACATGTACTTGGCTGTTTTTAATGGTTGCAACTTATGACATGTACTTGcctgtttttagcttattttcagtttgacttatgaaaacaacttatagcttatatgaaatcTGTCCTATTTTTAGTATGGCTGGCTTGCTGAGGGTTCATTGTCTATTGGGTGATTATCATATTGGTCTTAAGTGCTTGCAACCTATTGATATTAGTCAGCCAGGTGTTTACACCATTGTCATTGATATTGGTCAGCCAGTTTGAGAGTAAACCTAACATGAGCGCAATCGCTTGGTAGGAGGTGGTCAAAAATCTTCGGTCGTCATCCTCTCTAAAAGATTTATTCTCTTCCTTCAAGTTCAATGGAATGTTAAAGTGCAAGTCTGATAGGTTGTTCTTAGAAGTTCAGAGGTAATGACTCCACTTTAAGGCACACATTGCTTGTTATGTCCTTTGGTTCTAGATTAAACTTTTCATGCTATTTTGCTAGTTGAAATTTCATCTGTGTTGTATGATCTGAATGTGATGGCTTATAAGTGTTATAACATTTAGTTACTTTAGCTAGGCTTAAGTGTTATAACATTTAATTACATAATTTCGGCATTACAATGGGCTAGTATTTCAGCATTACCACTCTATGTGTGCACAAACACATAATTTTTTAAGCTTAAAGTTGAATTCTATTACATCTGAAACTGAATTTTCAAGTGTAAGTGTTGTATAAGTTCAATGAATATCTTATGTAAGTGTAAGTGTTGTAAGTGATCAGCATACTGTCATTTAACTCGGTCTGTGAATATACACCCAATTAACGCAACAATCTTCTCTCCCACCTCCATACTCGCGTTGATTTTCATGGCCTGCGCATACTCCCTTACTGCCTTCTGAATATGCA
It contains:
- the LOC123905081 gene encoding uncharacterized protein LOC123905081 isoform X1, whose protein sequence is MLILFVFLCFMDYGFEVHVDNDDGKLEESGVDRSSSALFSPKQISNPVLYKLVQEVVKNLRSSSSLKDLFSSFKFNGMLKCKSDRLFLEVQRLKNMHTGVKNLDGSL
- the LOC123905081 gene encoding uncharacterized protein LOC123905081 isoform X2; the encoded protein is MLILFVFLCFMDYGFEVHVDNDDGKLEESGVDRSSSALFSPKQISNPVLYKLVQEVVKNLRSSSSLKDLFSSFKFNGMLKCKSDRLFLEVQR